Proteins from a genomic interval of Sphingopyxis sp. QXT-31:
- the sufB gene encoding Fe-S cluster assembly protein SufB, whose translation MTDNTETRIKDQAAHDAAAKVADYEHGWSSAIETDFAPKGLTEDTVRFISAKKNEPEWMLDWRLKAFRHWLTMETPDWAKLNVPPIDYQDAYYYAAPKAKPKLSSLDEVDPEILEVYKKLGIPIEEQKVLAGVEGARKVAVDAVFDSVSVATTFREELKRAGVIFLSISEAIREYPELVKKWLGKVVPMHDNYFATLNCAVFSDGTFVYVPEGVRCPMELSTYFRINAENTGQFERTLIIADKGAYVSYLEGCTAPMRDENQLHAAVVELVTLDDAEIKYSTVQNWYPGNAEGLGGIYNFVTKRALCQGKRSKVSWTQVETGSAITWKYPSCVLNGDDSVGEFYSVAVTNNYQQADTGTKMIHNGKRTRSTIVSKGISAGKSNNTYRGIVRVAPNAEGVRNFTQCDSLLLGSSCGAHTVPYIEVRNPTATVEHEATTSKISDDQLFYAMQRGLGQEEAVALIVNGFAKEVLQQLPMEFAVEAQKLLGISLEGSVG comes from the coding sequence ATGACCGACAACACCGAAACCCGCATCAAGGACCAGGCCGCGCACGACGCCGCGGCGAAGGTCGCCGACTACGAGCATGGCTGGTCCTCGGCCATCGAGACCGACTTCGCTCCCAAGGGGCTGACCGAGGACACGGTCCGCTTCATTTCGGCTAAGAAGAACGAGCCCGAATGGATGCTCGACTGGCGGCTGAAGGCGTTCCGCCACTGGTTGACGATGGAGACCCCCGACTGGGCGAAGCTCAACGTCCCGCCGATCGACTATCAGGACGCTTATTATTACGCCGCGCCCAAAGCGAAGCCGAAGCTCTCCAGCCTCGACGAGGTCGATCCCGAAATCCTCGAGGTGTACAAGAAGCTCGGCATCCCGATCGAGGAGCAGAAGGTGCTCGCGGGCGTCGAGGGCGCGCGCAAGGTCGCGGTCGACGCGGTGTTCGACAGCGTCAGCGTCGCGACGACCTTCCGCGAGGAATTGAAGCGCGCGGGGGTGATCTTCCTGTCGATTTCGGAGGCGATCCGCGAATATCCCGAGCTGGTGAAGAAGTGGCTCGGCAAGGTCGTGCCGATGCACGACAATTATTTCGCGACGCTCAATTGCGCGGTCTTTTCGGACGGGACATTCGTTTACGTGCCCGAGGGCGTGCGCTGCCCGATGGAGCTGTCGACCTATTTCCGCATCAATGCCGAGAATACGGGGCAGTTCGAGCGGACTTTGATCATTGCCGACAAGGGCGCGTACGTCAGCTACCTCGAAGGCTGCACCGCGCCGATGCGCGACGAGAACCAGCTTCATGCGGCGGTGGTCGAACTGGTGACGCTCGACGATGCCGAGATCAAATATTCGACCGTGCAGAACTGGTATCCCGGCAATGCCGAAGGGCTTGGCGGCATCTATAATTTTGTCACCAAGCGCGCGCTCTGCCAGGGCAAGCGCAGCAAGGTGTCGTGGACGCAGGTCGAAACCGGCAGCGCGATCACGTGGAAATATCCGAGCTGCGTGCTCAACGGCGACGACAGCGTCGGCGAATTCTATTCGGTCGCGGTGACAAACAATTACCAGCAGGCCGACACTGGCACCAAGATGATCCACAATGGCAAGCGCACGCGCTCGACCATCGTTTCGAAGGGGATCAGCGCGGGCAAGTCGAACAACACCTATCGCGGCATCGTCCGCGTCGCGCCCAACGCCGAGGGCGTGCGCAACTTCACCCAGTGCGACAGCCTGCTTCTGGGCAGCTCATGCGGCGCGCACACCGTGCCCTATATCGAAGTCCGCAACCCGACCGCGACGGTCGAGCATGAAGCGACGACGAGCAAGATCAGCGACGACCAGCTCTTCTACGCGATGCAGCGCGGGTTGGGGCAGGAAGAGGCGGTGGCGCTGATCGTCAACGGCTTTGCGAAGGAAGTGCTGCAGCAGCTGCCGATGGAATTTGCCGTCGAGGCGCAGAAGTTGTTGGGGATCAGCCTTGAGGGGAGCGTGGGGTGA
- a CDS encoding AraC family transcriptional regulator, with amino-acid sequence MTEASSTPAGADGDAPFELQYFPPDPDLAEMVSSFYFVRVDMPLFDESERADRPQFRIMDVPKGEYVFPDGYRFPAGRATIIGPTSGSVRAIAPGPLRMCGFGLMPAGWATLMGAHADKLTDRAIDAADLFGDWIEEVVDAIGNAADTAERLVIGNNFVREILKKNEPAPVWFTRTVDQWLTGSANPQVPELVEATGMSIRSVERMTKHYYGLSPRMLARKYRAVRAASALARGEKLDDAELGNAFYDQSHLIREIKRFAGSTPGQLAKPSSYVEATAKGRKQMAGKVSPMVSET; translated from the coding sequence ATGACGGAAGCTTCATCCACGCCAGCGGGCGCGGACGGCGATGCGCCGTTCGAGCTGCAATATTTCCCGCCCGATCCCGACCTCGCGGAAATGGTGTCGAGCTTCTATTTCGTGCGCGTCGACATGCCCTTGTTCGACGAGAGCGAGCGGGCCGACCGCCCGCAATTCCGCATCATGGACGTGCCCAAGGGCGAATATGTCTTCCCCGACGGTTATCGTTTTCCCGCGGGGCGCGCGACGATCATCGGCCCGACCAGCGGCAGCGTACGCGCGATCGCGCCGGGGCCGCTGCGCATGTGCGGCTTCGGGCTGATGCCCGCGGGCTGGGCGACGTTGATGGGCGCACACGCCGACAAATTGACCGACCGCGCGATCGACGCCGCCGACCTGTTCGGCGACTGGATCGAGGAAGTCGTCGACGCGATCGGCAACGCCGCCGACACCGCCGAGCGGCTGGTGATCGGCAATAATTTCGTGCGCGAGATCCTCAAGAAGAACGAGCCCGCGCCGGTGTGGTTCACGCGCACCGTCGACCAGTGGCTGACCGGATCGGCCAATCCGCAGGTGCCCGAACTGGTCGAGGCGACGGGCATGTCGATCCGCTCGGTCGAGCGGATGACCAAACATTATTACGGCCTGTCGCCGCGGATGCTGGCGCGCAAATATCGCGCGGTGCGCGCGGCGTCGGCGCTCGCGCGCGGCGAAAAGCTCGACGATGCCGAGCTCGGCAATGCGTTTTACGACCAGTCGCACCTGATTCGCGAGATCAAGCGCTTCGCCGGCTCCACCCCCGGCCAGCTCGCGAAACCGTCGAGCTATGTCGAGGCGACCGCGAAGGGCCGCAAGCAGATGGCAGGCAAGGTCAGCCCGATGGTGTCTGAGACCTGA
- a CDS encoding SUF system Fe-S cluster assembly protein, which translates to MSEDRMIKVEEVASVEAPPKARVDDAESAPEKLERKRDYLEGFLAAKPAEVAPGAVGGDLYESVIDALKEIFDPEIPVNIYDLGLIYNVEIDEGHVMVTMTLTTPHCPVAESMPAEVELRVGAVPGVGDAEVNLVWDPPWSPQNMSDEARLELGML; encoded by the coding sequence ATGAGCGAGGATCGCATGATCAAGGTGGAAGAAGTGGCGAGCGTCGAAGCCCCGCCCAAGGCACGCGTCGACGATGCCGAGAGTGCACCCGAGAAATTGGAGCGCAAGCGCGACTATCTCGAAGGCTTCCTTGCGGCCAAGCCCGCCGAGGTCGCGCCCGGCGCGGTCGGCGGCGACCTCTATGAGTCGGTGATCGACGCGCTCAAGGAGATTTTCGACCCCGAAATCCCTGTGAACATCTACGATCTCGGCCTGATCTACAATGTCGAGATCGACGAAGGCCATGTTATGGTCACGATGACGCTGACCACGCCGCACTGTCCGGTCGCCGAATCGATGCCTGCCGAGGTCGAACTGCGCGTCGGCGCGGTGCCCGGCGTCGGCGATGCCGAGGTCAATCTCGTCTGGGATCCGCCGTGGTCGCCGCAGAATATGAGCGACGAAGCGCGCCTCGAACTGGGGATGTTGTGA
- a CDS encoding SufD family Fe-S cluster assembly protein has product MSTAVLPTRRDEAWRYSDLDALARLWPLPAPEAIVVPAGGDFRRAIVQDEGVIRQIELVLGKGATASLHVLNIGGAYGRIELNVILHEGADFHLGAAQIGGAAQNLEIVTSVTHAEPGATSRQVVRSVLGGHATGTYLGKVAVARDAQQTDSEQDVKAMLLERSATANAKPELEIFADDVKCAHGCAIGELDAMSLYYLQSRGLPPGEAKKILLQAFVAGVFDGAEDEEKLQALALAKLGELV; this is encoded by the coding sequence GTGAGCACGGCGGTCCTCCCGACGCGCCGCGATGAGGCCTGGCGATACAGTGATTTGGATGCGCTGGCGCGCCTATGGCCGTTGCCCGCGCCCGAGGCCATCGTCGTGCCGGCGGGTGGCGATTTCCGCCGTGCGATCGTGCAAGACGAAGGTGTGATCCGTCAGATCGAGCTGGTGCTCGGCAAGGGCGCGACCGCGTCGCTGCATGTTCTCAACATCGGCGGCGCTTATGGCCGTATCGAGCTCAACGTGATCCTGCACGAGGGCGCCGACTTCCATCTCGGCGCCGCGCAGATCGGCGGAGCCGCGCAGAACCTCGAGATCGTCACCTCGGTTACCCACGCCGAACCCGGCGCGACGTCGCGGCAGGTTGTGCGGTCGGTCCTCGGCGGCCATGCCACCGGCACCTATCTCGGCAAGGTCGCCGTCGCGCGCGATGCGCAGCAGACCGACAGCGAACAGGATGTGAAGGCGATGCTGCTCGAGCGCAGCGCAACCGCGAACGCCAAACCAGAGCTCGAAATCTTCGCCGACGACGTCAAATGCGCGCACGGCTGCGCGATCGGCGAACTCGACGCGATGAGTCTTTATTATCTCCAGTCGCGCGGGCTGCCGCCCGGCGAGGCGAAGAAGATCCTGCTGCAAGCCTTCGTCGCGGGCGTCTTCGACGGCGCCGAGGATGAGGAAAAATTGCAGGCGCTCGCGCTCGCGAAGCTGGGGGAACTGGTGTGA
- a CDS encoding aminotransferase class V-fold PLP-dependent enzyme encodes MRDQFPGLNPGWHYLDTAATAQKPQAVIDATVNAMGRDYATVHRGVYARSADMTLAYEAARRRIAAFIGAKEEQIAFVRGATEAINLVAYSHPKKGRVLLSMLEHHSNIVPWQLAGWQVDVCPLTADGCIDLDAAEKLLTPEHNMVAFAHVSNVLGSPLDVARAAEIAHRVGAELLIDGCQAVPRLPVDVAALGCDYYAFSGHKLYGPTGIGVLWSDKLDRLPPWQGGGSMIDRVTFERTTYAPAPTRFEAGTPAIIEAIGLAAAVDYVDAIGIDAIHAHECSLVARLREQLSRKNSITLYGPENSAGIVSFSMAGVHPHDIGTILDESGVAIRAGHHCAQPLMEHLGVPATARASFGVYSNDDDVATLIDGLARVERIFG; translated from the coding sequence ATTAGAGACCAATTCCCCGGCCTCAACCCCGGCTGGCACTATCTCGATACCGCCGCGACCGCGCAGAAACCGCAGGCGGTCATCGACGCGACCGTCAACGCGATGGGACGCGATTATGCGACGGTGCACCGCGGCGTCTATGCGCGCTCGGCCGACATGACGCTCGCCTATGAGGCCGCGCGGCGGCGGATCGCGGCGTTCATCGGCGCAAAGGAAGAGCAGATTGCCTTCGTGCGCGGCGCGACCGAGGCGATCAACCTCGTCGCCTACTCGCATCCGAAGAAGGGCCGCGTGCTGCTGTCGATGCTCGAGCATCACAGCAATATCGTGCCTTGGCAGCTCGCCGGGTGGCAGGTCGATGTGTGCCCGCTGACCGCCGACGGCTGCATCGACCTCGATGCGGCCGAGAAACTGCTGACTCCCGAGCATAATATGGTCGCCTTCGCGCATGTCTCGAACGTGCTCGGCAGCCCGCTCGACGTCGCGCGCGCCGCCGAGATCGCGCACCGCGTCGGCGCCGAGCTGCTGATCGACGGCTGCCAGGCGGTGCCGCGGCTGCCCGTCGATGTCGCGGCGCTCGGCTGCGACTATTATGCCTTCTCGGGGCACAAGCTTTACGGCCCGACGGGCATCGGCGTGCTTTGGAGCGACAAGCTCGACAGGCTGCCGCCGTGGCAGGGCGGCGGGTCGATGATCGACCGGGTCACTTTCGAACGCACGACCTACGCCCCCGCCCCGACGCGCTTCGAGGCGGGAACCCCCGCGATCATCGAGGCGATCGGGCTCGCGGCGGCGGTCGATTATGTCGATGCGATCGGGATCGATGCGATCCACGCGCATGAGTGTTCGCTGGTTGCGAGGCTCCGCGAGCAGCTTTCGCGCAAGAACAGCATCACGCTCTATGGTCCTGAAAACAGTGCCGGAATTGTAAGCTTTTCGATGGCGGGGGTTCATCCGCACGACATCGGCACTATCTTGGACGAAAGCGGGGTCGCGATCCGCGCCGGGCACCATTGCGCGCAGCCGCTGATGGAGCATCTGGGGGTGCCCGCGACCGCGCGCGCAAGTTTCGGTGTGTATAGCAATGACGACGATGTGGCGACGCTGATAGACGGCCTCGCCCGCGTCGAGAGGATTTTCGGATGA
- a CDS encoding extensin-like domain-containing protein, producing the protein MMKSLRPYLIWFGIALLLAIAAIRAMQWVRDHPEHVPTARFELKHPQGWATHRKLVALSQDDSVCFAAFDRAGAGYLRRPVVGEGVCRASQRMLLTANKLVPTMRPAGAAPGCAVTAAMALWNRDVVQPLAQKHFGQTVVELENLGSYNCRKIAGRQAQSQHSTANAIDISAFVLADGTRISLINDWDDGDRRSEFLHAVRDGSCGLFSTVLSPDYNEAHADHFHLDMAQRTAGWTVCR; encoded by the coding sequence ATGATGAAAAGCCTGCGCCCCTATCTGATCTGGTTCGGCATCGCGCTGCTGCTGGCGATCGCCGCGATCCGCGCGATGCAGTGGGTGCGCGACCATCCCGAGCATGTGCCCACAGCGCGTTTCGAGCTCAAGCATCCGCAGGGCTGGGCGACGCATCGCAAGCTGGTGGCGCTGAGCCAGGACGATAGCGTCTGCTTCGCCGCCTTCGACCGCGCGGGGGCGGGCTATCTGCGGCGCCCGGTGGTGGGCGAGGGGGTGTGCCGCGCGAGCCAGCGCATGCTGCTGACTGCAAACAAGCTGGTGCCGACGATGCGCCCGGCGGGCGCGGCGCCGGGCTGCGCGGTCACCGCGGCGATGGCGCTGTGGAACCGCGACGTGGTGCAGCCTCTGGCGCAGAAGCATTTCGGGCAGACGGTCGTCGAGCTAGAGAATCTCGGCAGCTATAATTGCCGCAAGATCGCGGGGCGGCAGGCGCAGAGCCAGCATTCGACCGCCAATGCGATCGACATTTCGGCCTTCGTGCTCGCCGACGGGACGCGCATTTCGCTCATCAACGACTGGGATGACGGCGACCGGCGCAGCGAATTTTTGCACGCGGTGCGCGACGGATCGTGCGGCCTGTTCAGCACCGTGCTGTCGCCCGACTATAATGAAGCGCATGCCGACCATTTCCACCTCGACATGGCGCAGCGGACGGCCGGCTGGACGGTGTGCCGCTGA
- a CDS encoding cation:proton antiporter, with protein MISNMFGELARAIGDVMGAHGPAVEAAQSYTPADYSIHFFLQIAVILLVCRVVGWMAKKFLGQPQVVGEMIAGVVLGPSLFGLLFPEFQAALFPKETRNFLYVGAQFGVGLYMFLVGTTLRLDHFQSKAKSAIGVSAAGIAAPFLFAALITPFLIDIPGLFTEGLGQGSATLFMGACIALTAFPMLARIINERGLANTSLGTLSLTAGAFDDAVSWCVLAIVLATFGGGPGIALLAIVGGLSFALFMLFVGRKLLIPLGRAVEAKGELTHALLAVVLMLYAMSAFFMDAVGIHAVFGGFLLGACMPRGLLTEEIKKKIEPMTVVFLLPMFFTYSGLNTQLTTVNSLSLLAIALGILLVSIAAKFGACWLAARLAGEDNRTAMGIGALMNARGLMELIIINIGLQKGIIGPTLFAIMVLMAIVTTVMAGPLFELVYGRKARETGELGQLNAHDMAKEKAPLAPAG; from the coding sequence ATGATATCGAATATGTTCGGTGAACTGGCGCGAGCGATCGGCGACGTCATGGGCGCGCACGGGCCCGCGGTCGAGGCGGCGCAAAGCTATACCCCCGCCGACTACAGCATTCATTTTTTCCTGCAGATCGCGGTGATCCTGCTCGTCTGCCGCGTCGTCGGCTGGATGGCGAAGAAATTCCTCGGCCAGCCGCAGGTGGTCGGCGAGATGATCGCCGGCGTCGTGCTCGGCCCGTCGCTCTTCGGGCTGCTCTTCCCCGAATTCCAGGCGGCGCTCTTCCCCAAGGAGACGCGCAACTTCCTCTACGTCGGCGCGCAGTTCGGCGTCGGGCTCTACATGTTTCTCGTCGGCACGACGCTGCGCCTCGACCATTTCCAGTCGAAGGCGAAGAGCGCGATCGGCGTGTCGGCGGCGGGCATCGCCGCGCCCTTCCTGTTCGCGGCGCTGATCACGCCCTTCCTGATCGACATCCCCGGCCTGTTCACCGAGGGACTGGGGCAGGGCAGCGCGACCCTGTTCATGGGCGCGTGCATCGCGCTGACCGCCTTCCCGATGCTGGCGCGGATCATCAACGAGCGCGGGCTTGCCAACACCTCGCTCGGCACGCTTTCGCTGACCGCGGGCGCGTTCGACGACGCGGTGTCTTGGTGCGTGCTGGCGATCGTGCTCGCGACCTTCGGCGGCGGCCCGGGAATCGCGTTGCTCGCGATCGTCGGCGGCCTCAGCTTCGCGCTTTTCATGCTCTTCGTCGGGCGCAAGCTGCTGATCCCGCTCGGCCGCGCGGTCGAGGCGAAGGGCGAACTCACGCACGCGCTGCTCGCGGTGGTGCTGATGCTTTATGCGATGTCGGCCTTCTTCATGGACGCGGTCGGCATTCACGCCGTGTTCGGCGGCTTCCTGCTCGGCGCCTGCATGCCGCGCGGCCTGCTCACCGAGGAGATCAAGAAGAAAATCGAGCCGATGACCGTGGTCTTCCTGCTGCCGATGTTCTTCACCTACTCGGGGCTGAACACCCAGCTGACGACGGTCAACAGCCTGTCGCTGCTCGCGATCGCGCTCGGCATATTGCTCGTCTCGATCGCGGCGAAGTTCGGCGCCTGCTGGCTCGCGGCGCGGCTCGCGGGCGAGGACAATCGCACCGCGATGGGCATCGGCGCGCTGATGAACGCGCGCGGGCTGATGGAGCTGATCATCATCAACATCGGCCTGCAAAAGGGCATCATCGGCCCGACGCTCTTCGCGATCATGGTGCTGATGGCGATCGTCACCACCGTGATGGCGGGGCCCTTGTTCGAGCTGGTCTATGGCCGCAAGGCGCGCGAGACCGGCGAACTCGGACAGCTGAACGCGCATGACATGGCGAAGGAAAAGGCGCCGTTGGCCCCAGCCGGCTGA
- a CDS encoding tryptophan halogenase family protein yields MAKRSILIVGGGTAGWLTAAYLARFFDLPRNPRLAITLIASDEIGSIGVGEGAFPTIRSTLQFIGIDESQFVRSTTATFKQGIRFDDWVRTPAPGKSSHFLHPFEPPYHGDGHSLVSYWLLQDPATRPAFAEAMTIQNRVAEARRAPKRSGEGAFDGPLNYAYHFDAARLADVLSAQARALGVEHLQGTLTDVALDGASGAIDHVVTAEHGTLSADLYIDCSGFRAELIGALGAPFHSVRHQLFTDRALACKLPYVDPATPLDSYTIAAAHAGGWTWDIGLAGARGIGCVYSSAHLSDDRAAEILAAYTGGRSHDVKVRSIPFEAGYRTTPWIKNCVAVGLSGGFLEPLESTGIVMIEAAAAMIAEMFPLGGPVGAPARRFNELMSARYANIVNFLKLHYCLSRRDEPFWRDNGDPASIPDRLKELLEEWRYRPPGRFDFILDLESFAFFNYQYILYGMEYRTDLSPVREEFPDVAEAERIFARIRNFGDRAASELPAHRTLIDQINAAAA; encoded by the coding sequence ATGGCGAAGCGTTCGATCCTGATCGTCGGCGGCGGCACCGCGGGCTGGCTGACCGCGGCCTATCTCGCGCGCTTTTTCGACCTGCCGCGCAACCCGCGCCTCGCGATCACGCTGATCGCATCGGACGAGATCGGCAGCATCGGCGTCGGCGAAGGCGCCTTCCCGACGATCCGCAGTACGCTGCAGTTCATCGGCATCGACGAGAGCCAGTTCGTTCGGTCCACCACCGCGACCTTCAAGCAGGGCATTCGCTTCGACGACTGGGTGCGCACACCAGCGCCGGGGAAGTCCAGCCATTTCCTCCACCCGTTCGAGCCGCCCTATCATGGCGACGGGCATAGCCTCGTCTCCTATTGGCTGCTCCAGGATCCCGCGACGCGCCCCGCCTTCGCCGAGGCGATGACGATCCAGAATCGCGTCGCCGAGGCGCGCCGCGCCCCCAAGCGCTCGGGCGAGGGGGCGTTCGACGGGCCGCTGAACTATGCCTATCATTTCGACGCCGCGCGGCTGGCCGACGTGCTGTCGGCGCAGGCGCGCGCGCTGGGTGTCGAGCATCTGCAGGGGACGCTGACCGACGTCGCGCTCGATGGTGCGAGCGGCGCGATCGACCATGTCGTCACCGCCGAGCATGGCACGCTGTCGGCCGATCTTTATATCGACTGTTCGGGTTTCCGCGCCGAGCTGATCGGCGCGCTCGGGGCGCCCTTTCACAGCGTGCGCCATCAGCTGTTCACCGACCGCGCGCTCGCGTGCAAGCTCCCCTATGTCGACCCCGCCACGCCGCTCGACAGCTACACCATCGCGGCCGCGCACGCGGGCGGCTGGACGTGGGACATCGGGCTCGCCGGCGCGCGCGGCATCGGCTGCGTCTATTCGAGCGCGCATCTCTCCGACGACCGCGCGGCGGAGATTTTGGCGGCCTATACCGGCGGGCGCAGCCATGACGTCAAGGTGCGTAGCATTCCGTTCGAAGCGGGCTATCGCACCACGCCTTGGATCAAAAATTGCGTCGCGGTCGGGCTGTCGGGCGGCTTCCTCGAACCGCTCGAATCGACCGGAATCGTGATGATCGAAGCCGCCGCGGCGATGATCGCCGAGATGTTCCCCTTGGGTGGCCCGGTCGGCGCCCCCGCGCGGCGCTTCAACGAGCTGATGAGCGCGCGATACGCCAACATCGTCAATTTCCTGAAGCTCCATTATTGCCTCAGCCGGCGCGACGAGCCTTTCTGGCGCGACAATGGCGATCCCGCCTCGATCCCCGACCGGCTGAAGGAATTACTCGAGGAGTGGCGCTATCGCCCGCCGGGACGCTTCGACTTCATCCTCGACCTCGAAAGCTTCGCCTTCTTCAACTATCAGTACATCCTCTACGGCATGGAATATCGGACCGACCTGTCGCCGGTGCGCGAGGAATTTCCCGACGTCGCCGAGGCCGAGCGCATCTTTGCGCGTATCCGCAATTTTGGCGACCGCGCCGCGAGCGAACTCCCCGCGCACCGCACGCTGATCGACCAGATCAACGCCGCGGCGGCCTGA
- a CDS encoding SUF system Fe-S cluster assembly regulator, which yields MRLSNLADYAVVLMSAAARQCGSVALSAGMLAEQTGIPGPTAQKLVSQLARAGLLVASRGSGGGIRLARPAAAINVADIIEAVEGPIALTACVAEGRHDCSLEGSCKVQPHWGVVNGAVRGALAEISLASLSVTPHKLNPFVSSEVETPLDSARPRGLSTSLEANGISA from the coding sequence ATGCGCCTGTCCAACCTTGCCGATTATGCCGTGGTGCTGATGAGCGCCGCCGCCCGCCAGTGCGGGTCGGTCGCGCTCAGCGCCGGCATGCTCGCCGAGCAGACGGGCATTCCGGGGCCGACCGCGCAGAAGCTGGTGAGCCAGCTCGCGCGCGCGGGCCTGCTTGTCGCCTCGCGCGGCAGCGGCGGCGGCATCCGCCTCGCGCGCCCTGCCGCGGCGATCAACGTCGCCGATATCATCGAAGCCGTCGAAGGCCCGATCGCGCTCACCGCCTGCGTCGCCGAAGGACGCCACGACTGTTCGCTCGAAGGCAGCTGCAAGGTGCAGCCGCATTGGGGCGTCGTGAACGGCGCGGTGCGCGGGGCGTTGGCGGAGATCAGTTTGGCGAGTTTGAGCGTGACACCCCACAAATTGAACCCGTTCGTGTCGAGCGAAGTCGAGACACCCCTCGACAGTGCACGACCGAGGGGCCTCTCGACTTCGCTCGAGGCGAACGGAATTTCAGCATGA
- the sufC gene encoding Fe-S cluster assembly ATPase SufC, translated as MLKIENLHATVADKPILKGLSLAINAGEIHAIMGPNGAGKSTLSYVLGGRPGYEVTEGSATFDGHDLLDMDPHERAAAGLFLGFQYPVEIPGVSNVQFLRESLNAQRKARGEEPLSGGDFLKLAREKAGLLKMDMDMLKRPVNVGFSGGEKKRNEMVQMGILDPKLAILDETDSGLDIDALRVVGDGINSIMRRPDKAVLLITHYQRLLDYVQPDFVHVLAAGRIVKSGGPELALELEREGYAEIAA; from the coding sequence ATGCTCAAAATTGAAAACCTCCACGCCACCGTTGCCGACAAGCCGATCCTGAAGGGCCTGTCGCTCGCCATCAATGCGGGCGAAATCCATGCGATCATGGGCCCCAATGGCGCAGGCAAGTCGACGCTCTCCTATGTCCTCGGCGGACGCCCTGGCTATGAGGTCACCGAAGGTTCGGCGACTTTTGACGGGCACGACCTGCTCGACATGGACCCGCACGAGCGCGCCGCCGCCGGCCTGTTCCTCGGCTTCCAATATCCGGTCGAAATTCCGGGCGTGTCGAACGTGCAGTTCCTGCGCGAAAGCCTGAACGCCCAGCGCAAGGCGCGCGGAGAAGAGCCGTTGTCGGGCGGCGACTTCCTGAAGCTGGCGCGCGAGAAGGCGGGGCTGCTCAAGATGGACATGGACATGCTCAAGCGCCCCGTGAACGTCGGCTTTTCGGGGGGCGAGAAGAAGCGCAACGAGATGGTGCAGATGGGCATTCTCGATCCCAAGCTCGCGATCCTCGACGAGACCGACTCGGGTCTCGACATCGACGCGCTGCGCGTCGTCGGCGACGGGATCAACAGCATCATGCGCCGCCCCGACAAGGCGGTGCTGCTGATCACCCACTACCAGCGCCTGCTCGACTATGTGCAGCCCGATTTCGTCCACGTCCTCGCCGCCGGCCGCATCGTCAAGTCGGGCGGCCCCGAACTCGCGCTCGAACTCGAACGCGAAGGCTATGCGGAGATCGCGGCGTGA
- a CDS encoding HesB/IscA family protein, with the protein MTMLKARPAAVMLTPNAEERIATLMAAAPEGAIGVRLSTPRRGCSGLAYSVDYVTEEAKFDEKIETPGGVFYIDGASVLYLIGSTMDWVEDDFAAGFVFENPNAKGACGCGESFTV; encoded by the coding sequence ATGACGATGTTGAAAGCCCGCCCCGCTGCCGTCATGCTGACGCCGAACGCCGAGGAACGCATCGCGACGCTGATGGCCGCGGCGCCCGAAGGCGCGATCGGCGTCCGCCTGTCGACGCCGCGCCGCGGCTGTTCGGGGCTCGCTTACTCGGTCGATTATGTCACCGAAGAAGCGAAATTCGACGAGAAGATCGAGACGCCCGGCGGGGTCTTCTACATCGACGGCGCATCGGTGCTCTATCTGATCGGCAGCACGATGGACTGGGTCGAGGACGATTTCGCCGCGGGCTTCGTGTTCGAAAATCCGAACGCCAAGGGCGCGTGCGGCTGCGGCGAGAGCTTCACCGTCTAG
- a CDS encoding type II toxin-antitoxin system Phd/YefM family antitoxin — MRRVTSREFNQDVSRAKRFAMIEPVYVTDRGRPTHVLISIDAWRQLSGERENMVQLLAAAPGEAALDRSLLSKALGGRGRG; from the coding sequence ATGAGGCGAGTCACCAGTCGCGAATTCAACCAGGACGTCAGCCGCGCGAAGCGATTCGCCATGATCGAGCCCGTCTATGTCACCGATCGCGGGCGGCCCACGCATGTACTGATCAGCATCGACGCCTGGCGCCAGCTGAGCGGCGAGCGCGAGAATATGGTGCAGCTGCTCGCCGCCGCGCCGGGGGAGGCGGCGCTCGACCGGTCGCTGCTGAGCAAAGCGCTCGGCGGGCGGGGGCGCGGCTGA